A genomic region of Denticeps clupeoides chromosome 17, fDenClu1.1, whole genome shotgun sequence contains the following coding sequences:
- the ap3b2 gene encoding AP-3 complex subunit beta-2 isoform X3, with the protein MTPMQKLLQLPVNAVNIVKTVQAQAQEEARSPVLTPDSIQQNWYSAVQPEELRNLKVAGTGGGDSEERAPLEEGVTSAQTQPLRHDDLKEMLDSNKDSLKLEAMKRIVAMIARGKNASDLFPAVVKNVACKNIEVKKLVYVYLVRYAEEQQDLALLSISTFQRGLKDPNQLIRASALRVLSSIRVTIIVPIMMLAIKEAASDMSPYVRKTAAHAIPKLYSLDPEQKDQLIEVIEKLLADKTTLVAGSVVMAFEEVCPERIDLIHKNYRKLCNLLIDVEEWGQVVIINMLTRYARTQFLNPNVNESLLEESGEKAFYGSDDEEGKEEKAEAAALAKRKPYVMDPDHRLLLRNTKPLLQSRNAAVVMAVAQLYFHLAPKAEVGVIAKALVRLMRSHSEVQYVVLQNVATMTIKRRGMFEPYLKSFYIRSTDPTQIKILKLEVLTNLANETNISTILREFQTYIKSMDKDFVAATIQAIGRCATNIGEVRDTCLNGLVQLLSNRDELVVAESVVVIKKLLQMQPEQHSDIIKHMAKLTDNIQVPMARASILWLIGEYCEHVPKIAPDVLRKMAKTFTNEEDIVKLQIINLAAKLYLTNSKQTKLLTQYVLNLAKYDQNYDIRDRARFIRQLIVPTDKSGALSKYAKKLFLALKPAPVLESPFKDRDHFQLGSLSHLLNAKAGGYQELPDWPETAPDPSVRNVEVIRLLERVTTLTSVPEWTKCSSREKRKEKKVEKPFYSDSEEESGPTESADSESDSASGSGSGSESEESGSGSESEESREESESEQEDKEDEEDKRKKKKKTDRGKVKAPAVESPESEESSGAEEKNRAQKVKGRRSGSESESEEEEESESESSRSESESESESESDTDAKKKKKAPVTKPPPKQAKKESKKEKKEMSLLDLDDFEPTPSPQVTPVNNFLSSSLVTDLEGLSLTDTVMAPTTIAPSGSVKTYELLHRITGEGLGVEYCFSRQPFSPDAHMVAVQIMFTNNTNAETKNLHVEDPKLQSGMRIKEFPEIELLPPGEMVTVVMGIDFCDSTQAANFQLCTHIRKFFVSIQPPVGELMMPVFMTENEFKKEQEKLLQLSLGQLMGMNEISEKLTLGEKCQNEHGIVQRVTSAANVSRVPCGSDKECSPPVPPPSNPIYRFAGKTVSSGILVLVTVATKEERAAQLTVNCEKMVIGTMLVKDILQALTQ; encoded by the exons ATGACACCCATGCAGAAGCTGCTACAGCTGCCGGTGAATGCGGTGAATATCGTGAAGACGGTGCAGGCCCAGGCCCAGGAGGAGGCCAGGAGCCCTGTACTGACCCCCGATAGCATCCAGCAGAACTGGTACAGCGCCGTGCAGCCCGAGGAGCTCCGCAACCTGAAGGTGGCTGGGACGGGTGGAGGGGACTCTGAGGAACGGGCGCCTCTGGAGGAAGGGGTCACCAGCGCCCAGACCCAACCTCTGCG ACATGATGACTTAAAGGAGATGCTGGACAGCAACAAAGACTCCCTGAAGCTGGAGGCAATGAAGAGGATTGTGGCA ATGATTGCCAGAGGAAAGAACGCTTCAGACCTCTTCCCAGCCGTGGTGAAGAATGTGGCATGTAAGAACATTGAG GTGAAGAAGCTGGTCTACGTGTACCTGGTGCGATATGCTGAGGAACAGCAAGACCTGGCTCTGCTCTCTATCTCCACCTTTCAACGAGGGTTAAAG GACCCAAACCAACTGATTCGGGCGAGCGCGCTGCGTGTGCTGTCCAGCATCAGAGTCACCATCATCGTCCCCATTATGATGCTGGCTATTAAGGAGGCTGCATCTGATATGTCCCCTTACGTCCGCAAGACCGCCGCACATGCCATCCCCAAACTCTACAG CTTGGACCCGGAACAGAAAGACCAGCTGATTGAGGTTATAGAAAAACTTCTTGCTGATAAAACAACG CTGGTGGCGGGCAGTGTGGTGATGGCATTTGAGGAGGTATGTCCTGAACGCATTGACCTGATCCATAAGAACTACCGCAAGCTATGCAACCTGCTGATCGATGTGGAGGAGTGGGGGCAAGTAGTCATCATCAACATGCTCACACGCTACGCAAGGACCCAGTTCCTCAATCCCAACGTCAAT GAGTCGCTGTTAGAGGAGAGCGGAGAGAAGGCCTTCTACGGCTCCGATGACGAGGAGGGGAAGGAGGAGAAGGCCGAGGCTGCTGCCCTGGCTAAGAGGAAGCCCTACGTTATGGATCCCGACCACAGGCTTCTGCTGAGGAACACCAAGCCCTTACTGCAGAGCCGCAATGCAGCA GTTGTAATGGCTGTGGCTCAGCTCTACTTTCACTTGGCACCTAAAGCAGAGGTTGGTGTCATTGCCAAGGCTCTGGTACGACTGATGAGAAGCCACAG TGAGGTCCAATATGTTGTCTTACAGAATGTGGCGACCATGACCATCAAGAGAAGG GGCATGTTTGAGCCTTACCTGAAGAGTTTCTACATCCGTTCTACAGACCCTACACAAATCAAAATCCTCAAG CTTGAGGTGTTGACAAATTTGGCGAATGAGACAAATATATCTACAATCCTCCGAGAGTTTCAG ACCTATATCAAAAGCATGGACAAAGATTTTGTTGCGGCCACCATCCAGGCCATCGGCCGCTGCGCCACAAACATTGGCGAGGTCAGAGACACCTGCCTGAACGGACTGGTCCAGCTGCTGTCCAACCGGGATG AGCTGGTGGTGGCAGAGTCAGTGGTGGTGATTAAAAAGCTTCTGCAGATGCAGCCGGAGCAGCACAGCGACATCATAAAGCACATGGCCAAGCTGACAGACAACATCCAG GTTCCCATGGCACGAGCCAGCATCCTGTGGCTGATCGGGGAGTACTGTGAGCACGTGCCCAAGATTGCTCCAGACGTTTTAAGGAAGATGGCCAAGACTTTCACCAATGAGGAGGACATTGTCAAACTGCAGATCATCAACTTGGCAGCCAAACTGTACCTGACCAACTCCAAACAG ACTAAACTGCTGACTCAGTATGTACTGAACCTGGCTAAGTACGACCAGAATTACGATATCCGTGACCGGGCACGTTTCATCCGCCAGCTGATTGTGCCCACAGACAAGAGTGGTGCCCTGAGCAAATACGCCAAGAAGCTGTTCTTGGCCCTGAAGCCTGCGCCTGTGTTGGAGTCTCCGTTTAAAG ACAGAGACCATTTCCAGCTGGGATCCCTGTCCCACCTGCTGAACGCCAAAGCCGGCGGCTACCAGGAGCTGCCCGACTGGCCAGAGACCGCCCCAGACCCCTCCGTGCGCAACGTGGAG GTTATTAGGCTGCTCGAAAGAGTCACAACTTTAACCAGC GTTCCTGAGTGGACGAAGTGCAGCAGCCGTgagaagaggaaggagaagaaggtggAGAAGCCCTTCTACTCTGACTCAGAAGAAGAGTCGGGCCCGACGGAGTCGGCAGACAGTG AGTCAGACTCGGCCAGTGGCTCAGGGAGCGGCAGCGAGAGCGAGGAAAGTGGTTCGGGGTCGGAGAGCGAGGAGAGTCGAGAGGAGTCTGAGTCTGAGCAAGAGGAcaaggaggatgaggaagacaagaggaaaaaaaagaagaaaacagacAGGGGCAAAGTGAAGGCGCCAGCAGTGGAGAGCCCGGAAAg CGAAGAGAGCAgcggggcagaggagaaaaaCCGGGCGCAGAAGGTCAAGGGGCGGAGGAGTGGCTCTGAATCTGagtcagaggaagaggaggaaagcGAGTCTGAGAGCAGCAGGTCTGAATCTGAATCTGAGTCAGAATCTGAATCTGACACGGACgccaagaagaaaaagaag GCTCCTGTAACAAAACCACCACCTAAACAAGCTAAAAAAGAATccaaaaaagagaagaaggaaaTGTCTCTTCTTGATTTGGATGACT TTGAGCCGACTCCATCTCCTCAAGTCACCCCTGTTAACAACTTCCTGTCCAGTAGCCTTGTGACAGACCTGGAGGGCTTGTCCCTGACAGATACTGTCATGGCCCCAACA ACCATCGCCCCATCCGGCTCGGTGAAAACCTACGAGCTGCTGCATCGCATCACGGGAGAAGGCCTGGGTGTGGAGTACTGCTTCAGCCGGCAGCCCTTCAGCCCAGATGCACACATGGTGGCCGTCCAGATAATGTTCACCAACAACACCAACGCAGAGACCAAGAACCTGCATGTGGAGGACCCCAAACTGCAGTCTGGCATGAGGATCAAAGAGTTCCCAGAGATCG AGTTGCTACCTCCTGGTGAGATGGTTACTGTTGTTATGGGCATTGATTTCTGTGATTCCACACAAGCGGCCAACTTTCAGCTCTG TACTCACATCAGGAAGTTTTTTGTGTCAATTCAGCCGCCCGTTGGGGAGCTAATGATGCCAGTCTTCATGacagaaaatgaatttaaaaaggaacaag AGAAGCTTTTACAGTTGAGCCTGG GCCAACTAATGGGCATGAATGAGATCTCAGAAAAGCTGACCCTGGGAGAGAAGTGTCAGAATGAACACGGCATTGTGCAAAGGGTCACATCTGCAGCCAACGTCAGCAGGGTGCCCTGCGGCTCTGATAAGGAATGCAG tcctcctgttcctcctcccTCAAATCCAATTTACAGGTTTGCAGGAAAGACGGTGTCCAGTGGGATTTTAGTGTTGGTTACTGTGGCGACGAAGGAAGAGCGTGCAGCCCAGCTGACTGTTAATTGTGAAAAGATGGTGATTGGCACAATGCTGGTGAAGGATATTCTACAGGCCCTAACCCAGTAG
- the ap3b2 gene encoding AP-3 complex subunit beta-2 isoform X5 translates to MTPMQKLLQLPVNAVNIVKTVQAQAQEEARSPVLTPDSIQQNWYSAVQPEELRNLKVAGTGGGDSEERAPLEEGVTSAQTQPLRHDDLKEMLDSNKDSLKLEAMKRIVAMIARGKNASDLFPAVVKNVACKNIEVKKLVYVYLVRYAEEQQDLALLSISTFQRGLKDPNQLIRASALRVLSSIRVTIIVPIMMLAIKEAASDMSPYVRKTAAHAIPKLYSLDPEQKDQLIEVIEKLLADKTTLVAGSVVMAFEEVCPERIDLIHKNYRKLCNLLIDVEEWGQVVIINMLTRYARTQFLNPNVNESLLEESGEKAFYGSDDEEGKEEKAEAAALAKRKPYVMDPDHRLLLRNTKPLLQSRNAAVVMAVAQLYFHLAPKAEVGVIAKALVRLMRSHSEVQYVVLQNVATMTIKRRGMFEPYLKSFYIRSTDPTQIKILKLEVLTNLANETNISTILREFQTYIKSMDKDFVAATIQAIGRCATNIGEVRDTCLNGLVQLLSNRDELVVAESVVVIKKLLQMQPEQHSDIIKHMAKLTDNIQVPMARASILWLIGEYCEHVPKIAPDVLRKMAKTFTNEEDIVKLQIINLAAKLYLTNSKQTKLLTQYVLNLAKYDQNYDIRDRARFIRQLIVPTDKSGALSKYAKKLFLALKPAPVLESPFKDRDHFQLGSLSHLLNAKAGGYQELPDWPETAPDPSVRNVEVKDSVIRLLERVTTLTSVPEWTKCSSREKRKEKKVEKPFYSDSEEESGPTESADSESDSASGSGSGSESEESGSGSESEESREESESEQEDKEDEEDKRKKKKKTDRGKVKAPAVESPESEESSGAEEKNRAQKVKGRRSGSESESEEEEESESESSRSESESESESESDTDAKKKKKAPVTKPPPKQAKKESKKEKKEMSLLDLDDFEPTPSPQVTPVNNFLSSSLVTDLEGLSLTDTVMAPTTIAPSGSVKTYELLHRITGEGLGVEYCFSRQPFSPDAHMVAVQIMFTNNTNAETKNLHVEDPKLQSGMRIKEFPEIELLPPGEMVTVVMGIDFCDSTQAANFQLCTHIRKFFVSIQPPVGELMMPVFMTENEFKKEQGQLMGMNEISEKLTLGEKCQNEHGIVQRVTSAANVSRVPCGSDKECSPPVPPPSNPIYRFAGKTVSSGILVLVTVATKEERAAQLTVNCEKMVIGTMLVKDILQALTQ, encoded by the exons ATGACACCCATGCAGAAGCTGCTACAGCTGCCGGTGAATGCGGTGAATATCGTGAAGACGGTGCAGGCCCAGGCCCAGGAGGAGGCCAGGAGCCCTGTACTGACCCCCGATAGCATCCAGCAGAACTGGTACAGCGCCGTGCAGCCCGAGGAGCTCCGCAACCTGAAGGTGGCTGGGACGGGTGGAGGGGACTCTGAGGAACGGGCGCCTCTGGAGGAAGGGGTCACCAGCGCCCAGACCCAACCTCTGCG ACATGATGACTTAAAGGAGATGCTGGACAGCAACAAAGACTCCCTGAAGCTGGAGGCAATGAAGAGGATTGTGGCA ATGATTGCCAGAGGAAAGAACGCTTCAGACCTCTTCCCAGCCGTGGTGAAGAATGTGGCATGTAAGAACATTGAG GTGAAGAAGCTGGTCTACGTGTACCTGGTGCGATATGCTGAGGAACAGCAAGACCTGGCTCTGCTCTCTATCTCCACCTTTCAACGAGGGTTAAAG GACCCAAACCAACTGATTCGGGCGAGCGCGCTGCGTGTGCTGTCCAGCATCAGAGTCACCATCATCGTCCCCATTATGATGCTGGCTATTAAGGAGGCTGCATCTGATATGTCCCCTTACGTCCGCAAGACCGCCGCACATGCCATCCCCAAACTCTACAG CTTGGACCCGGAACAGAAAGACCAGCTGATTGAGGTTATAGAAAAACTTCTTGCTGATAAAACAACG CTGGTGGCGGGCAGTGTGGTGATGGCATTTGAGGAGGTATGTCCTGAACGCATTGACCTGATCCATAAGAACTACCGCAAGCTATGCAACCTGCTGATCGATGTGGAGGAGTGGGGGCAAGTAGTCATCATCAACATGCTCACACGCTACGCAAGGACCCAGTTCCTCAATCCCAACGTCAAT GAGTCGCTGTTAGAGGAGAGCGGAGAGAAGGCCTTCTACGGCTCCGATGACGAGGAGGGGAAGGAGGAGAAGGCCGAGGCTGCTGCCCTGGCTAAGAGGAAGCCCTACGTTATGGATCCCGACCACAGGCTTCTGCTGAGGAACACCAAGCCCTTACTGCAGAGCCGCAATGCAGCA GTTGTAATGGCTGTGGCTCAGCTCTACTTTCACTTGGCACCTAAAGCAGAGGTTGGTGTCATTGCCAAGGCTCTGGTACGACTGATGAGAAGCCACAG TGAGGTCCAATATGTTGTCTTACAGAATGTGGCGACCATGACCATCAAGAGAAGG GGCATGTTTGAGCCTTACCTGAAGAGTTTCTACATCCGTTCTACAGACCCTACACAAATCAAAATCCTCAAG CTTGAGGTGTTGACAAATTTGGCGAATGAGACAAATATATCTACAATCCTCCGAGAGTTTCAG ACCTATATCAAAAGCATGGACAAAGATTTTGTTGCGGCCACCATCCAGGCCATCGGCCGCTGCGCCACAAACATTGGCGAGGTCAGAGACACCTGCCTGAACGGACTGGTCCAGCTGCTGTCCAACCGGGATG AGCTGGTGGTGGCAGAGTCAGTGGTGGTGATTAAAAAGCTTCTGCAGATGCAGCCGGAGCAGCACAGCGACATCATAAAGCACATGGCCAAGCTGACAGACAACATCCAG GTTCCCATGGCACGAGCCAGCATCCTGTGGCTGATCGGGGAGTACTGTGAGCACGTGCCCAAGATTGCTCCAGACGTTTTAAGGAAGATGGCCAAGACTTTCACCAATGAGGAGGACATTGTCAAACTGCAGATCATCAACTTGGCAGCCAAACTGTACCTGACCAACTCCAAACAG ACTAAACTGCTGACTCAGTATGTACTGAACCTGGCTAAGTACGACCAGAATTACGATATCCGTGACCGGGCACGTTTCATCCGCCAGCTGATTGTGCCCACAGACAAGAGTGGTGCCCTGAGCAAATACGCCAAGAAGCTGTTCTTGGCCCTGAAGCCTGCGCCTGTGTTGGAGTCTCCGTTTAAAG ACAGAGACCATTTCCAGCTGGGATCCCTGTCCCACCTGCTGAACGCCAAAGCCGGCGGCTACCAGGAGCTGCCCGACTGGCCAGAGACCGCCCCAGACCCCTCCGTGCGCAACGTGGAGGTGAAGGATTCT GTTATTAGGCTGCTCGAAAGAGTCACAACTTTAACCAGC GTTCCTGAGTGGACGAAGTGCAGCAGCCGTgagaagaggaaggagaagaaggtggAGAAGCCCTTCTACTCTGACTCAGAAGAAGAGTCGGGCCCGACGGAGTCGGCAGACAGTG AGTCAGACTCGGCCAGTGGCTCAGGGAGCGGCAGCGAGAGCGAGGAAAGTGGTTCGGGGTCGGAGAGCGAGGAGAGTCGAGAGGAGTCTGAGTCTGAGCAAGAGGAcaaggaggatgaggaagacaagaggaaaaaaaagaagaaaacagacAGGGGCAAAGTGAAGGCGCCAGCAGTGGAGAGCCCGGAAAg CGAAGAGAGCAgcggggcagaggagaaaaaCCGGGCGCAGAAGGTCAAGGGGCGGAGGAGTGGCTCTGAATCTGagtcagaggaagaggaggaaagcGAGTCTGAGAGCAGCAGGTCTGAATCTGAATCTGAGTCAGAATCTGAATCTGACACGGACgccaagaagaaaaagaag GCTCCTGTAACAAAACCACCACCTAAACAAGCTAAAAAAGAATccaaaaaagagaagaaggaaaTGTCTCTTCTTGATTTGGATGACT TTGAGCCGACTCCATCTCCTCAAGTCACCCCTGTTAACAACTTCCTGTCCAGTAGCCTTGTGACAGACCTGGAGGGCTTGTCCCTGACAGATACTGTCATGGCCCCAACA ACCATCGCCCCATCCGGCTCGGTGAAAACCTACGAGCTGCTGCATCGCATCACGGGAGAAGGCCTGGGTGTGGAGTACTGCTTCAGCCGGCAGCCCTTCAGCCCAGATGCACACATGGTGGCCGTCCAGATAATGTTCACCAACAACACCAACGCAGAGACCAAGAACCTGCATGTGGAGGACCCCAAACTGCAGTCTGGCATGAGGATCAAAGAGTTCCCAGAGATCG AGTTGCTACCTCCTGGTGAGATGGTTACTGTTGTTATGGGCATTGATTTCTGTGATTCCACACAAGCGGCCAACTTTCAGCTCTG TACTCACATCAGGAAGTTTTTTGTGTCAATTCAGCCGCCCGTTGGGGAGCTAATGATGCCAGTCTTCATGacagaaaatgaatttaaaaaggaacaag GCCAACTAATGGGCATGAATGAGATCTCAGAAAAGCTGACCCTGGGAGAGAAGTGTCAGAATGAACACGGCATTGTGCAAAGGGTCACATCTGCAGCCAACGTCAGCAGGGTGCCCTGCGGCTCTGATAAGGAATGCAG tcctcctgttcctcctcccTCAAATCCAATTTACAGGTTTGCAGGAAAGACGGTGTCCAGTGGGATTTTAGTGTTGGTTACTGTGGCGACGAAGGAAGAGCGTGCAGCCCAGCTGACTGTTAATTGTGAAAAGATGGTGATTGGCACAATGCTGGTGAAGGATATTCTACAGGCCCTAACCCAGTAG
- the ap3b2 gene encoding AP-3 complex subunit beta-2 isoform X13 codes for MTPMQKLLQLPVNAVNIVKTVQAQAQEEARSPVLTPDSIQQNWYSAVQPEELRNLKVAGTGGGDSEERAPLEEGVTSAQTQPLRHDDLKEMLDSNKDSLKLEAMKRIVAMIARGKNASDLFPAVVKNVACKNIEVKKLVYVYLVRYAEEQQDLALLSISTFQRGLKDPNQLIRASALRVLSSIRVTIIVPIMMLAIKEAASDMSPYVRKTAAHAIPKLYSLDPEQKDQLIEVIEKLLADKTTLVAGSVVMAFEEVCPERIDLIHKNYRKLCNLLIDVEEWGQVVIINMLTRYARTQFLNPNVNESLLEESGEKAFYGSDDEEGKEEKAEAAALAKRKPYVMDPDHRLLLRNTKPLLQSRNAAVVMAVAQLYFHLAPKAEVGVIAKALVRLMRSHSEVQYVVLQNVATMTIKRRGMFEPYLKSFYIRSTDPTQIKILKLEVLTNLANETNISTILREFQTYIKSMDKDFVAATIQAIGRCATNIGEVRDTCLNGLVQLLSNRDELVVAESVVVIKKLLQMQPEQHSDIIKHMAKLTDNIQVPMARASILWLIGEYCEHVPKIAPDVLRKMAKTFTNEEDIVKLQIINLAAKLYLTNSKQTKLLTQYVLNLAKYDQNYDIRDRARFIRQLIVPTDKSGALSKYAKKLFLALKPAPVLESPFKDRDHFQLGSLSHLLNAKAGGYQELPDWPETAPDPSVRNVEVKDSVIRLLERVTTLTSVPEWTKCSSREKRKEKKVEKPFYSDSEEESGPTESADSESDSASGSGSGSESEESGSGSESEESREESESEQEDKEDEEDKRKKKKKTDRGKVKAPAVESPESEESSGAEEKNRAQKVKGRRSGSESESEEEEESESESSRSESESESESESDTDAKKKKKAPVTKPPPKQAKKESKKEKKEMSLLDLDDFEPTPSPQVTPVNNFLSSSLVTDLEGLSLTDTVMAPTTIAPSGSVKTYELLHRITGEGLGVEYCFSRQPFSPDAHMVAVQIMFTNNTNAETKNLHVEDPKLQSGMRIKEFPEIELLPPGEMVTVVMGIDFCDSTQAANFQLCTHIRKFFVSIQPPVGELMMPVFMTENEFKKEQEKLLQLSLGQLMGMNEISEKLTLGEKCQNEHGIVQRVTSAANVSRVPCGSDKECRFAGKTVSSGILVLVTVATKEERAAQLTVNCEKMVIGTMLVKDILQALTQ; via the exons ATGACACCCATGCAGAAGCTGCTACAGCTGCCGGTGAATGCGGTGAATATCGTGAAGACGGTGCAGGCCCAGGCCCAGGAGGAGGCCAGGAGCCCTGTACTGACCCCCGATAGCATCCAGCAGAACTGGTACAGCGCCGTGCAGCCCGAGGAGCTCCGCAACCTGAAGGTGGCTGGGACGGGTGGAGGGGACTCTGAGGAACGGGCGCCTCTGGAGGAAGGGGTCACCAGCGCCCAGACCCAACCTCTGCG ACATGATGACTTAAAGGAGATGCTGGACAGCAACAAAGACTCCCTGAAGCTGGAGGCAATGAAGAGGATTGTGGCA ATGATTGCCAGAGGAAAGAACGCTTCAGACCTCTTCCCAGCCGTGGTGAAGAATGTGGCATGTAAGAACATTGAG GTGAAGAAGCTGGTCTACGTGTACCTGGTGCGATATGCTGAGGAACAGCAAGACCTGGCTCTGCTCTCTATCTCCACCTTTCAACGAGGGTTAAAG GACCCAAACCAACTGATTCGGGCGAGCGCGCTGCGTGTGCTGTCCAGCATCAGAGTCACCATCATCGTCCCCATTATGATGCTGGCTATTAAGGAGGCTGCATCTGATATGTCCCCTTACGTCCGCAAGACCGCCGCACATGCCATCCCCAAACTCTACAG CTTGGACCCGGAACAGAAAGACCAGCTGATTGAGGTTATAGAAAAACTTCTTGCTGATAAAACAACG CTGGTGGCGGGCAGTGTGGTGATGGCATTTGAGGAGGTATGTCCTGAACGCATTGACCTGATCCATAAGAACTACCGCAAGCTATGCAACCTGCTGATCGATGTGGAGGAGTGGGGGCAAGTAGTCATCATCAACATGCTCACACGCTACGCAAGGACCCAGTTCCTCAATCCCAACGTCAAT GAGTCGCTGTTAGAGGAGAGCGGAGAGAAGGCCTTCTACGGCTCCGATGACGAGGAGGGGAAGGAGGAGAAGGCCGAGGCTGCTGCCCTGGCTAAGAGGAAGCCCTACGTTATGGATCCCGACCACAGGCTTCTGCTGAGGAACACCAAGCCCTTACTGCAGAGCCGCAATGCAGCA GTTGTAATGGCTGTGGCTCAGCTCTACTTTCACTTGGCACCTAAAGCAGAGGTTGGTGTCATTGCCAAGGCTCTGGTACGACTGATGAGAAGCCACAG TGAGGTCCAATATGTTGTCTTACAGAATGTGGCGACCATGACCATCAAGAGAAGG GGCATGTTTGAGCCTTACCTGAAGAGTTTCTACATCCGTTCTACAGACCCTACACAAATCAAAATCCTCAAG CTTGAGGTGTTGACAAATTTGGCGAATGAGACAAATATATCTACAATCCTCCGAGAGTTTCAG ACCTATATCAAAAGCATGGACAAAGATTTTGTTGCGGCCACCATCCAGGCCATCGGCCGCTGCGCCACAAACATTGGCGAGGTCAGAGACACCTGCCTGAACGGACTGGTCCAGCTGCTGTCCAACCGGGATG AGCTGGTGGTGGCAGAGTCAGTGGTGGTGATTAAAAAGCTTCTGCAGATGCAGCCGGAGCAGCACAGCGACATCATAAAGCACATGGCCAAGCTGACAGACAACATCCAG GTTCCCATGGCACGAGCCAGCATCCTGTGGCTGATCGGGGAGTACTGTGAGCACGTGCCCAAGATTGCTCCAGACGTTTTAAGGAAGATGGCCAAGACTTTCACCAATGAGGAGGACATTGTCAAACTGCAGATCATCAACTTGGCAGCCAAACTGTACCTGACCAACTCCAAACAG ACTAAACTGCTGACTCAGTATGTACTGAACCTGGCTAAGTACGACCAGAATTACGATATCCGTGACCGGGCACGTTTCATCCGCCAGCTGATTGTGCCCACAGACAAGAGTGGTGCCCTGAGCAAATACGCCAAGAAGCTGTTCTTGGCCCTGAAGCCTGCGCCTGTGTTGGAGTCTCCGTTTAAAG ACAGAGACCATTTCCAGCTGGGATCCCTGTCCCACCTGCTGAACGCCAAAGCCGGCGGCTACCAGGAGCTGCCCGACTGGCCAGAGACCGCCCCAGACCCCTCCGTGCGCAACGTGGAGGTGAAGGATTCT GTTATTAGGCTGCTCGAAAGAGTCACAACTTTAACCAGC GTTCCTGAGTGGACGAAGTGCAGCAGCCGTgagaagaggaaggagaagaaggtggAGAAGCCCTTCTACTCTGACTCAGAAGAAGAGTCGGGCCCGACGGAGTCGGCAGACAGTG AGTCAGACTCGGCCAGTGGCTCAGGGAGCGGCAGCGAGAGCGAGGAAAGTGGTTCGGGGTCGGAGAGCGAGGAGAGTCGAGAGGAGTCTGAGTCTGAGCAAGAGGAcaaggaggatgaggaagacaagaggaaaaaaaagaagaaaacagacAGGGGCAAAGTGAAGGCGCCAGCAGTGGAGAGCCCGGAAAg CGAAGAGAGCAgcggggcagaggagaaaaaCCGGGCGCAGAAGGTCAAGGGGCGGAGGAGTGGCTCTGAATCTGagtcagaggaagaggaggaaagcGAGTCTGAGAGCAGCAGGTCTGAATCTGAATCTGAGTCAGAATCTGAATCTGACACGGACgccaagaagaaaaagaag GCTCCTGTAACAAAACCACCACCTAAACAAGCTAAAAAAGAATccaaaaaagagaagaaggaaaTGTCTCTTCTTGATTTGGATGACT TTGAGCCGACTCCATCTCCTCAAGTCACCCCTGTTAACAACTTCCTGTCCAGTAGCCTTGTGACAGACCTGGAGGGCTTGTCCCTGACAGATACTGTCATGGCCCCAACA ACCATCGCCCCATCCGGCTCGGTGAAAACCTACGAGCTGCTGCATCGCATCACGGGAGAAGGCCTGGGTGTGGAGTACTGCTTCAGCCGGCAGCCCTTCAGCCCAGATGCACACATGGTGGCCGTCCAGATAATGTTCACCAACAACACCAACGCAGAGACCAAGAACCTGCATGTGGAGGACCCCAAACTGCAGTCTGGCATGAGGATCAAAGAGTTCCCAGAGATCG AGTTGCTACCTCCTGGTGAGATGGTTACTGTTGTTATGGGCATTGATTTCTGTGATTCCACACAAGCGGCCAACTTTCAGCTCTG TACTCACATCAGGAAGTTTTTTGTGTCAATTCAGCCGCCCGTTGGGGAGCTAATGATGCCAGTCTTCATGacagaaaatgaatttaaaaaggaacaag AGAAGCTTTTACAGTTGAGCCTGG GCCAACTAATGGGCATGAATGAGATCTCAGAAAAGCTGACCCTGGGAGAGAAGTGTCAGAATGAACACGGCATTGTGCAAAGGGTCACATCTGCAGCCAACGTCAGCAGGGTGCCCTGCGGCTCTGATAAGGAATGCAG GTTTGCAGGAAAGACGGTGTCCAGTGGGATTTTAGTGTTGGTTACTGTGGCGACGAAGGAAGAGCGTGCAGCCCAGCTGACTGTTAATTGTGAAAAGATGGTGATTGGCACAATGCTGGTGAAGGATATTCTACAGGCCCTAACCCAGTAG